One stretch of Miscanthus floridulus cultivar M001 chromosome 18, ASM1932011v1, whole genome shotgun sequence DNA includes these proteins:
- the LOC136524256 gene encoding GTP-binding nuclear protein Ran-3-like produces IAALSSSVLAKRRRQGAKDRISPRRCSSLRAHQCASFSPRELHSYITTAPLYLATATAITSPTRTSLSPAIPPIRRPPNVSSDPVDSRSEPGPRIRPQWCAPFLNPLICLRQGFVVFGFWCARATSLSNPRSAPICRPRRPGRRSPYPSFKLVLVGDGGTGKTTYVKRHITGEFEKGYEPTIGVEVRPLDFTTSHGKIRFYCWDTAGQEKFGGLRDGYYINCQCEIIMFDVTSRLTYKNVPTWHRDISRVCENIPVVLCGNKVDVKNWQVKAKAVTYHRKKNLQHYEISAKSNYNFEKPFLYLARKLAGNMDVKFVEELALVPADVTIDVAAQQKIDKEIELAAAIPLPDEDDDNMD; encoded by the exons ATTGCTGCTCTGTCCTCTTCGGTGCTTGCAAAGCGGAGGAGACAAGGCGCCAAGGATCGGATCAGCCCCCGTCGTTGTTCCTCCCTCCGCGCTCATCAATGCGCTTCGTTCTCGCCGCGGGAGCTGCACTCCTACATTACCACGGCGCCCCTATATTTAGCCACAGCCACGGCGATCACCTCCCCAACCAGAACCTCCTTGTCGCCGGCGATCCCTCCAATCCGTCGCCCACCCAACGTCTCCTCCGACCCCGTCGACTCGCGCTCCGAACCCGGACCACGGATTCGACCCCAATGGTGCGCTCCTTTCTTAAACCCTTTAATTTGTCTCCGTCAGGGTTTCGTTGTATTTGGATTTTGGTGTGCGAGAGCGACGTCGCTGTCGAATCCTCGATCCGCTCCGATCTGCCGTCCCAGGCGGCCAGGCCGTCGTAGTCCCTACCCCAGCTTCAAGCTTGTCCTCGTTGGCGACGGTGGCACTG GGAAGACGACGTACGTGAAGAGGCACATCACTGGGGAGTTCGAGAAGGGATACGAAC CAACAATCGGGGTGGAGGTGCGCCCTCTGGACTTCACCACGAGCCACGGCAAGATAAGGTTCTACTGCTGGGACACGGCCGGCCAGGAGAAGTTTGGCGGCCTCCGTGATGGATACTA CATCAATTGTCAGTGTGAAATCATCATGTTTGATGTCACCTCAAGGCTCACCTACAAGAATGTTCCCACCTGGCACAGGGACATCAGCAG GGTGTGTGAGAACATCCCGGTTGTCCTGTGCGGAAACAAGGTGGATGTGAAGAACTGGCAGGTGAAGGCCAAGGCGGTGACTTACCACAGGAAGAAGAATCTCCAGCACTATGAGATCTCTGCCAAGAGCAACTATAACTTCGAGAAGCCTTTTCTCTACCTTGCAAGGAAGCTCGCAGG GAACATGGACGTCAAGTTCGTCGAAGAGTTAGCCCTCGTCCCTGCCGACGTGACCATCGACGTTGCTGCGCAGCAAAA